One window from the genome of Metabacillus flavus encodes:
- a CDS encoding glycosyltransferase family 4 protein, which produces MKPLSKNAPILMFSTEYPPQIWGGLGTHAAQLTQELSAAETHGMLVTLPAPSHEPEYEKQHSFTIYRPQLQNEEYDNSYEWMVNINLTWIKAIQSLQPSFCLVHAHDWLTAGAAIYAKRMYRIPLIATIHSLETGRKKVLKTPAEKMIHEMEKKLIKEADELIVCSNFMREEILFEEADSKKISVIHNGAVPFQKNSLGNPFISPYIFSMGRFVPEKGFEDLITAFSKIKSEHPALKLIIAGEGPGKEKYEKLAESLEVHQDVIFPGFIKGDELNRYIQYAAVACIPSRYEPFGLAALEFMAAGKPIVVSDAGGLPEMIVHNESGMIYKSSRIDDLKRSIQELLNHPEKAAVLGMKALNESKKYSWSSAANKTINLYKKSLQHM; this is translated from the coding sequence ATGAAACCACTTTCGAAAAATGCGCCCATCCTAATGTTTTCAACAGAATATCCTCCACAAATATGGGGAGGACTCGGAACACACGCTGCACAATTAACACAAGAGCTTTCCGCGGCTGAAACTCATGGAATGCTAGTTACCTTACCGGCACCATCGCATGAGCCAGAATACGAAAAGCAGCATTCCTTTACGATATACCGTCCGCAGCTGCAGAATGAAGAATACGATAATTCTTATGAATGGATGGTGAACATTAATCTAACCTGGATTAAGGCGATCCAATCCCTTCAGCCATCGTTTTGTCTTGTACATGCCCATGACTGGCTGACAGCTGGAGCGGCTATCTATGCTAAAAGAATGTACAGAATCCCTCTAATCGCTACCATTCACTCCTTGGAAACCGGCAGAAAAAAGGTGCTGAAAACCCCCGCTGAAAAAATGATTCATGAAATGGAAAAGAAGCTGATAAAAGAAGCAGATGAGCTAATCGTCTGCAGTAATTTTATGCGGGAAGAAATTCTCTTTGAAGAGGCAGATTCTAAGAAAATATCTGTAATCCATAACGGAGCTGTTCCTTTCCAAAAAAATTCTTTGGGAAATCCTTTTATTAGTCCATATATCTTTTCGATGGGCCGCTTTGTGCCTGAAAAGGGATTTGAGGACTTAATCACGGCTTTTTCAAAAATTAAAAGCGAGCATCCTGCATTGAAGCTGATCATTGCGGGAGAAGGACCGGGAAAAGAAAAATACGAAAAACTGGCAGAATCTTTAGAGGTTCATCAAGACGTCATATTTCCAGGTTTTATAAAGGGTGATGAACTGAATAGATATATACAATATGCAGCTGTAGCATGCATTCCAAGCCGTTACGAACCCTTTGGCTTGGCGGCCCTTGAGTTTATGGCGGCGGGGAAGCCGATAGTCGTTTCCGATGCTGGAGGACTTCCTGAAATGATCGTACACAATGAGAGCGGTATGATTTATAAAAGCTCCCGCATAGACGATTTAAAACGTTCGATTCAAGAGCTATTGAATCATCCAGAGAAGGCAGCAGTCCTTGGTATGAAAGCACTCAATGAATCAAAAAAATACAGCTGGAGTTCAGCAGCAAATAAGACAATCAATCTATACAAGAAATCACTGCAGCACATGTGA
- the phoU gene encoding phosphate signaling complex protein PhoU — protein sequence MVVRGKFEFDLNTLREMLIEMGSLTEIALAKSIDALENQNIEKALEIMEEDEAVDNLDEEINDLSILLIAKQQPVATDLRRIMVTIKISNEMERMADFAVNIAKSAIRIGDDPLIKPIETIKKMHAIATEMLSLSIKAFNEEDVVLAKKVADMDDEVDNYYGQTIRELLELTQHSRESMSQVTQLLFVSRYLERFADHATNISENIFYLVKGRHYDLNN from the coding sequence ATGGTCGTACGTGGAAAATTTGAATTTGATTTAAATACGCTTAGAGAAATGTTAATTGAAATGGGAAGTCTTACTGAAATTGCTTTAGCTAAATCAATCGATGCGCTGGAAAATCAAAATATTGAGAAGGCCTTAGAGATTATGGAAGAGGATGAAGCTGTCGACAATCTGGATGAGGAAATTAATGATCTTTCCATTTTGCTTATTGCGAAGCAGCAGCCGGTTGCGACAGATTTGCGCAGGATTATGGTCACCATTAAAATATCGAATGAAATGGAGCGTATGGCTGATTTTGCTGTAAATATTGCGAAATCTGCTATTCGAATCGGGGATGATCCTCTTATCAAACCGATAGAGACCATTAAAAAAATGCATGCGATCGCAACTGAGATGCTTTCATTATCCATTAAAGCTTTTAACGAGGAAGATGTTGTTCTTGCTAAAAAAGTGGCTGATATGGATGATGAGGTAGATAATTATTATGGACAGACGATCCGGGAGCTGCTTGAATTGACTCAGCACAGCCGTGAATCCATGTCACAGGTTACTCAGCTGCTGTTTGTGAGCCGTTATTTAGAGCGATTTGCTGATCATGCGACAAATATATCTGAAAACATTTTCTACCTTGTAAAAGGCAGACACTATGATTTGAATAATTAA
- the pstB gene encoding phosphate ABC transporter ATP-binding protein PstB has protein sequence MEVKTVVKDKQTSGISTDTANVNKSVVYKTDNLNLWYGNNQALKNIDLDVYENEVTAIIGPSGCGKSTYIKTLNRMVELVPIVRTSGKIIYRGQNIFDKSYRVEELRTQVGMVFQKPNPFPKSIYDNVAYGPRIHGIRDKKVLDQIVEQSLKGAAIWDEVKDRLKENAYGLSGGQQQRLCIARCLAIEPDVILMDEPTSALDPISTLKVEELVQELKQNYSIIIVTHNMQQAARISDRTAFFLNGEVVEYSNTNKLFSTPADKRTEDYITGRFG, from the coding sequence ATGGAAGTTAAAACAGTTGTGAAAGATAAACAAACATCAGGTATTAGTACAGATACAGCAAATGTTAATAAAAGTGTTGTTTATAAAACAGATAACCTAAATCTTTGGTACGGCAATAATCAAGCTTTGAAGAACATCGACCTTGATGTATATGAAAATGAAGTAACAGCGATTATCGGACCATCCGGGTGCGGTAAATCTACTTATATTAAAACTTTAAACCGCATGGTCGAATTGGTTCCGATTGTACGCACATCCGGTAAAATCATCTACCGCGGACAAAATATTTTTGATAAATCTTACCGTGTTGAAGAATTGAGAACACAAGTAGGAATGGTATTCCAAAAGCCAAATCCTTTTCCCAAATCCATCTATGACAACGTTGCATACGGACCGAGAATTCACGGAATCCGCGACAAAAAAGTCTTGGATCAGATTGTTGAACAGAGTTTAAAAGGTGCAGCAATTTGGGATGAAGTTAAGGACCGCCTAAAAGAAAATGCATATGGACTTTCCGGCGGCCAGCAGCAGCGTCTTTGTATTGCACGCTGCCTTGCAATAGAGCCGGATGTTATTCTCATGGACGAGCCAACATCTGCCCTTGATCCGATTTCTACATTAAAGGTAGAAGAACTTGTTCAGGAATTGAAGCAAAACTATAGCATCATCATCGTTACACATAATATGCAGCAGGCCGCACGTATCTCCGACCGTACAGCTTTCTTCTTGAATGGAGAAGTGGTAGAGTACTCGAATACGAACAAGCTCTTTTCTACACCTGCAGATAAAAGAACTGAAGATTATATTACTGGCCGTTTCGGCTAA
- the pstA gene encoding phosphate ABC transporter permease PstA has protein sequence MKLVDQAQVEKKMGRRLINNQVFKSIFLIATLFSLVVLGILMYRIFTQGYEFLSADFFNNFASRRPSNAGIKAAFIGTLWVMGVTIPVALIFGVGTAIYLEEYAKKNKFTRFIQMNISNLAGVPSIVFGLLGLTIFVRYFELGRSILAAGFTMALLILPVIVVASQESIRAVPGQLREASFGMGATKWQTIYRVVLPTAIPGILTGSILAFSRAVGETAPLIVVGAFAYVNYLPDGLLSTFTVMPIQIYNWASRPQTDFHDLAAAGIIILFIILIVMNTVAVLIRNKFSKRY, from the coding sequence ATGAAATTAGTCGATCAAGCTCAAGTGGAAAAGAAGATGGGCAGACGCCTTATTAATAATCAAGTCTTTAAGTCAATCTTTTTGATTGCTACTCTTTTTTCACTCGTTGTACTGGGAATATTAATGTATCGGATATTCACTCAAGGATATGAATTCCTTTCAGCAGATTTCTTTAATAACTTTGCTTCCAGACGGCCTTCTAACGCAGGAATCAAGGCAGCTTTTATCGGAACTCTCTGGGTAATGGGCGTTACGATCCCTGTTGCTCTGATTTTTGGAGTGGGGACTGCAATTTACCTTGAAGAATATGCAAAGAAGAATAAATTCACCAGATTTATTCAGATGAATATTTCAAACCTTGCAGGCGTTCCATCCATCGTATTCGGTCTTTTGGGCTTAACCATTTTCGTCCGTTATTTTGAACTTGGAAGAAGCATCCTGGCAGCTGGTTTCACAATGGCTTTGCTCATTCTTCCGGTTATCGTAGTTGCATCGCAGGAGTCAATCCGCGCTGTGCCTGGACAGCTTAGAGAAGCATCCTTTGGTATGGGTGCTACAAAATGGCAAACAATCTATCGTGTCGTTCTTCCAACTGCGATCCCGGGTATCTTAACGGGAAGCATCCTTGCATTCTCCCGTGCAGTAGGGGAAACAGCTCCGCTTATCGTTGTAGGCGCATTTGCATACGTCAACTACTTGCCGGACGGACTGTTGAGTACGTTTACTGTTATGCCTATTCAAATTTACAATTGGGCTTCCAGACCGCAGACGGATTTCCATGATCTAGCTGCAGCTGGTATAATAATATTGTTTATTATCCTGATTGTAATGAATACAGTTGCTGTGCTGATTCGAAATAAATTTTCTAAAAGATATTAA
- the pstC gene encoding phosphate ABC transporter permease subunit PstC, which produces MAMSSGQSIRDLIKEKKAKNSSGRLVEKAVPVILLLTAIVSVLTTLGILYTLIVETVIFFSQVPFIEFITKTEWLPFASGDENKVYGISALVSGTLLVTLIATIVAVPFGLGAAIYLSEYASDRVRRIVKPILEILAGIPTIVYGFFALTFVTPLLQKLIPDLPFFNALSPGIVVGIMIIPMIASLSDDAMSSVPNAIREGALALGATKFELAIKIILPAAISGVVASFVLGISRAIGETMIVTLAGGSNPNFTFNPTETIQTMTSYIVQASTGDAGFGTTQYYSIYAVGMTLFVFTLLMNILAQYISRRFREEY; this is translated from the coding sequence ATGGCTATGTCAAGCGGTCAATCAATACGCGACCTGATAAAAGAGAAAAAAGCCAAGAATAGTTCTGGCAGATTGGTTGAAAAAGCAGTACCGGTAATTTTATTGCTAACAGCAATTGTTTCCGTTCTTACCACACTTGGAATTTTGTACACGTTAATTGTAGAAACTGTTATTTTTTTCTCGCAGGTTCCATTCATTGAATTCATTACGAAAACAGAATGGCTTCCTTTTGCTTCAGGAGACGAAAATAAGGTTTATGGAATATCTGCATTGGTTTCTGGAACTCTCCTTGTAACCCTGATTGCAACAATTGTTGCGGTACCATTCGGGCTTGGAGCAGCCATATATTTGAGTGAATATGCTTCAGACCGCGTGAGAAGAATCGTTAAGCCGATACTTGAGATTCTTGCTGGTATTCCCACCATCGTTTACGGCTTTTTTGCATTGACTTTCGTTACTCCTCTATTACAAAAGCTGATCCCGGATCTTCCGTTTTTTAACGCGCTTAGCCCGGGAATTGTAGTTGGGATTATGATCATTCCGATGATTGCTTCCCTTTCAGATGATGCAATGAGCTCTGTGCCTAATGCCATCCGTGAAGGTGCACTGGCGTTGGGGGCAACAAAATTCGAGCTGGCCATTAAAATTATTTTGCCTGCCGCAATTTCAGGAGTTGTAGCGTCTTTCGTTCTTGGGATCTCCCGTGCAATCGGTGAAACAATGATTGTAACACTTGCAGGCGGATCAAATCCGAACTTTACTTTTAATCCTACGGAAACCATTCAGACGATGACTTCTTATATCGTTCAGGCAAGTACTGGGGATGCAGGATTTGGTACAACCCAATACTACAGTATCTATGCTGTCGGAATGACCCTGTTTGTGTTCACTCTCCTAATGAACATCCTGGCTCAATACATCTCACGCCGCTTTAGAGAGGAGTACTAA
- a CDS encoding PstS family phosphate ABC transporter substrate-binding protein, translating to MKSLKFMAVTIMASSVLALAACGNGGETKEGEKTEQTDKKLSGEIAIDGSSTVAPIGEAVSEEFSAENPDVKAPIGVSGTGGGFERFVAGETDISQASRPIKDEEAKAAKDAGIEYTEFKIANDGLSVVVSKENDFVKELTVDQLQEMWTENGKAEKWSDIDPSWPKEEIKFYSPGTDSGTYDYFTEAILEANDKKGNPMTKSATLSEDDNVLVKGVQNDKNAIGYFGYSYYFENKDTMRAVPIVNEEGKAVEPSNKTIEDGSYNPLSRPLYIYVSNKSLKEKEQVKEFVKFYLENAPTLSEEVGYVKLPEDETKEQMTKFEEATK from the coding sequence ATGAAAAGCTTAAAATTTATGGCTGTTACTATTATGGCATCTTCTGTACTAGCACTTGCTGCTTGCGGAAATGGCGGCGAAACTAAAGAAGGCGAAAAAACAGAACAGACAGATAAAAAGCTATCCGGTGAAATCGCAATCGACGGTTCATCTACAGTAGCGCCAATCGGTGAAGCTGTTTCTGAAGAATTTTCTGCTGAAAACCCTGATGTAAAAGCACCAATCGGTGTATCTGGAACAGGCGGCGGTTTCGAGCGTTTCGTTGCAGGTGAAACTGATATTTCTCAAGCATCTCGCCCAATTAAAGATGAAGAAGCTAAAGCTGCTAAAGATGCTGGAATCGAATATACTGAATTTAAAATTGCGAACGATGGTCTTTCTGTTGTTGTAAGCAAAGAGAATGACTTTGTAAAAGAATTGACTGTAGATCAGCTTCAAGAAATGTGGACTGAGAACGGCAAAGCAGAAAAATGGTCTGATATCGATCCATCTTGGCCAAAAGAAGAAATCAAATTCTATTCTCCAGGAACTGATTCCGGAACATATGACTATTTCACAGAAGCTATCCTTGAAGCTAACGATAAAAAAGGCAACCCAATGACTAAATCTGCAACACTTTCTGAGGATGACAACGTTCTTGTAAAAGGTGTTCAAAACGATAAAAACGCAATTGGCTACTTCGGATACTCTTACTACTTCGAAAACAAAGACACTATGAGAGCTGTACCAATTGTAAATGAAGAAGGAAAAGCTGTTGAACCATCCAACAAAACAATTGAAGACGGTTCTTACAATCCGCTTTCCCGTCCGCTATACATCTATGTAAGCAATAAATCTCTTAAAGAAAAAGAGCAAGTTAAAGAATTCGTTAAATTCTACTTGGAAAATGCTCCAACACTTTCTGAAGAAGTTGGATATGTTAAACTTCCAGAAGACGAAACAAAAGAGCAAATGACTAAGTTTGAAGAAGCAACGAAATAA
- a CDS encoding peptidoglycan D,D-transpeptidase FtsI family protein, with protein sequence MTKEKKSRRKRFLPVRLNALFLIVFLVFCGIVLRLGIVQIVYGQDYQKELDRKEEVDVSSTVPRGKMYDRNYSTLVDNEPLNAITYTRSSATSQEERLAIAKSLAKMIDQKTDKITERDLKDYWIITRPDEAEKKITDEDRQKAGEGKISEDQLYDLQLSRITKEDLAKVSKEELEVLAIKRQMDAGYAMTPQIIKNKEVTPKEFATVSEHLDELPGVDITTDWERKYPFDTMLRTMIGNISSPEQGIPKEQRDTFLAKGYSLNDRVGTSYLEMQYEDVLQGEKARAKNITDREGNILETQMISEGKSGKDLILTMDIELQIEVEKIIEEELKAAKKESGTELLDRAFVVMMDPRNGEVLSMAGKQIVKDSSGGQKMKDFSLGAMTSSYTMGSAVKGATVLSGYQSGAIKPGTTLLDEPLFIKGSPPKKSHETMGSIDDLEALKRSSNVYMFKTVIEMAGGKYKKNGSLPLDTGTFSVLRNYYSQFGLGVPTGIDLPNEATGYQGSDVTPGLLLDLSIGQYDTYTPLQMAQYVSTIANGGYRMKPQMVREIREPAPSEGLGPVVKSSQPEILNKLEMSQSNIERVQEGFRQVMQEKGGTGYPYFMGADYKPAGKTGTAQAFYDGPVKSKFLSPTYNLTMVGYAPNDHPEIAFSVVVPWAYDKSSNSHPINRTISKRIMDKYYELKSKHDKEQLEEKNMEKIEQKVIND encoded by the coding sequence ATGACGAAAGAGAAGAAAAGCAGAAGAAAAAGGTTTCTGCCAGTCCGCCTAAATGCCCTTTTCCTGATCGTATTCCTCGTTTTTTGCGGAATCGTTCTCAGACTTGGCATTGTCCAGATTGTATATGGCCAGGACTATCAGAAGGAACTCGACAGGAAAGAGGAAGTCGATGTGAGTTCCACGGTACCGAGAGGAAAAATGTATGACAGGAATTATAGTACTTTAGTGGACAATGAGCCGCTTAACGCGATTACATACACCAGATCTTCGGCGACAAGCCAAGAAGAACGGCTGGCTATTGCTAAATCCCTGGCGAAAATGATTGATCAAAAAACGGACAAGATCACAGAAAGAGATTTAAAAGATTATTGGATTATTACACGTCCTGATGAAGCAGAAAAAAAAATAACGGATGAAGACAGACAAAAGGCAGGAGAAGGCAAGATATCCGAAGACCAGCTGTATGATCTTCAGCTAAGCAGAATTACAAAGGAAGATTTAGCAAAGGTTTCTAAAGAAGAGCTTGAAGTACTTGCCATTAAACGGCAAATGGATGCCGGATATGCTATGACTCCGCAAATTATTAAAAATAAAGAGGTTACACCGAAGGAATTCGCAACGGTAAGCGAACATCTTGATGAGCTTCCAGGTGTAGACATTACAACAGACTGGGAACGAAAATATCCATTTGATACAATGCTGCGTACAATGATCGGCAACATTTCCTCACCTGAGCAGGGAATTCCCAAGGAGCAGAGGGACACCTTCCTTGCTAAAGGATACAGCTTGAATGACAGGGTAGGTACAAGCTATCTGGAAATGCAGTATGAAGATGTCCTGCAGGGGGAGAAGGCCAGGGCTAAGAATATAACAGACCGGGAAGGAAATATCCTGGAAACCCAAATGATTTCAGAAGGCAAAAGCGGAAAAGATCTAATTCTGACAATGGATATTGAACTTCAAATAGAAGTTGAAAAAATTATTGAGGAAGAGCTCAAAGCGGCAAAAAAAGAATCAGGCACTGAGCTTTTGGATCGGGCATTTGTTGTTATGATGGATCCGAGAAATGGTGAGGTGCTTTCCATGGCAGGCAAGCAAATTGTAAAGGATAGCAGCGGGGGGCAAAAAATGAAGGATTTCTCACTCGGTGCAATGACTTCTTCCTATACAATGGGCTCTGCCGTCAAGGGGGCAACCGTTCTTTCAGGCTATCAGTCCGGAGCGATAAAACCCGGCACCACTTTGCTGGATGAACCGCTTTTCATTAAAGGCTCGCCTCCAAAAAAATCACATGAAACCATGGGAAGCATTGATGATCTTGAAGCGCTGAAGCGTTCTTCAAATGTTTACATGTTTAAAACGGTTATTGAGATGGCCGGAGGAAAGTATAAGAAAAATGGTTCTCTGCCGCTTGATACAGGGACATTCAGTGTGCTCCGGAATTATTACAGCCAATTCGGTCTTGGCGTTCCGACAGGGATTGATCTGCCAAATGAAGCAACAGGGTATCAGGGATCAGATGTCACACCGGGATTGCTGCTGGATTTATCAATTGGCCAATATGATACGTATACACCTTTGCAAATGGCCCAATATGTTTCAACCATTGCGAATGGGGGCTACCGGATGAAGCCGCAGATGGTCAGGGAAATAAGGGAGCCCGCTCCTTCAGAAGGTCTTGGGCCGGTTGTGAAATCCTCTCAGCCTGAGATACTGAATAAACTAGAAATGAGCCAAAGCAATATTGAAAGGGTTCAAGAAGGCTTCAGACAAGTCATGCAGGAGAAGGGCGGAACAGGATATCCATACTTCATGGGTGCAGATTATAAGCCGGCCGGCAAAACCGGAACGGCACAGGCTTTTTATGATGGTCCTGTGAAAAGCAAATTTCTTTCGCCTACCTATAACCTAACGATGGTCGGATACGCTCCAAATGATCATCCTGAGATTGCCTTCTCGGTGGTTGTTCCGTGGGCGTATGATAAAAGTTCCAATTCCCATCCAATCAATCGAACCATCAGCAAAAGAATAATGGATAAGTACTATGAACTAAAATCTAAACATGATAAGGAACAATTAGAAGAAAAGAATATGGAAAAAATTGAGCAGAAGGTGATAAACGATTAA
- a CDS encoding MFS transporter, giving the protein MSKMQKLIGNIEINKDLLMLLTIGGLYSLSIALSNSFVNVYLWKQTGEFADLGIYNLSIAIMQPLTFILAGRWAKKIDRVIVLRLGVLFLSIFYVLVLIIGTHANQFLVLMGALLGIGYGFYWLAFNVLTFEITEPETRDFFNGFLGILTSSAGMIGPISAGLVISLFSGNGGYKIIFAISLILFACAVGMSLLIKRRPSNGQYLIKQVYLQRKSDSNWKLITIAHFFQGLREGTFIFVIGVFVFITTGSELALGTFGMINSAIAFIAYYAASRLITKKIRKKAILAGGMLLYVSIFLILFKMSYQNLLIYAVCIAIAYPTLLVPYVSLTYDVIGRAWNAAGARVEYMVIRELFLNGGRVVSIAGFITVVTLFNVQKALPVYLAVIGAGHALIYLFVRRIHLQEPAESINREDGEILVAESNLMDGENGT; this is encoded by the coding sequence ATGTCCAAAATGCAAAAACTCATCGGTAATATCGAAATCAATAAAGACCTGCTTATGCTGCTAACGATCGGCGGTCTGTATTCCCTCAGTATTGCGCTGTCCAACTCCTTTGTAAATGTCTATCTCTGGAAACAAACGGGAGAATTTGCGGACCTGGGTATTTACAATTTATCGATTGCCATCATGCAGCCCCTTACATTTATATTAGCGGGACGATGGGCCAAAAAAATTGACCGTGTTATTGTACTAAGGCTTGGTGTGCTTTTTCTTTCCATCTTTTATGTACTCGTGCTCATCATTGGAACCCATGCAAATCAATTTTTAGTGTTAATGGGTGCCCTTCTCGGGATTGGCTACGGGTTTTACTGGCTTGCCTTCAATGTACTGACTTTTGAAATAACCGAACCGGAAACAAGGGATTTTTTTAACGGATTTTTAGGAATCTTAACCTCATCTGCAGGGATGATTGGACCAATTTCGGCAGGTTTGGTTATTTCCTTATTTTCTGGTAATGGCGGCTATAAAATTATTTTTGCAATCTCTTTAATCTTATTTGCCTGTGCAGTAGGAATGAGCCTTCTTATTAAAAGAAGACCATCTAACGGACAATATCTGATTAAACAGGTTTATCTTCAAAGGAAAAGTGATTCGAATTGGAAGCTGATAACGATTGCCCACTTTTTTCAGGGCTTGCGGGAGGGCACCTTTATTTTTGTTATAGGGGTGTTCGTTTTTATCACCACCGGAAGTGAACTTGCTTTAGGGACATTTGGAATGATTAACTCAGCGATTGCTTTTATCGCTTACTATGCTGCGTCACGGCTGATTACGAAAAAAATCCGGAAAAAAGCCATATTGGCAGGGGGAATGCTGCTTTATGTCTCAATATTCCTGATTCTATTTAAGATGTCTTATCAAAACCTGTTGATCTATGCAGTGTGCATTGCCATCGCTTATCCAACGCTGCTCGTTCCGTATGTATCGCTTACCTATGATGTAATTGGGAGAGCATGGAATGCGGCAGGGGCAAGAGTCGAGTACATGGTGATCAGGGAGCTATTTTTAAATGGGGGAAGGGTCGTTTCCATAGCAGGGTTTATTACGGTCGTCACGCTATTCAATGTTCAGAAGGCACTGCCTGTTTATTTAGCGGTGATTGGAGCAGGACACGCTCTCATTTACCTGTTTGTAAGGAGAATTCATCTTCAGGAGCCAGCTGAATCCATCAATAGGGAGGATGGAGAAATTCTTGTCGCAGAATCCAATTTAATGGATGGGGAAAACGGTACTTAA
- a CDS encoding superoxide dismutase codes for MAYELPQLPYAYDALEPHIDKETMNIHHTKHHNTYVTNVNAALEGHEDLAGKSIDELISNLDAVPEEKRTAVRNNGGGHSNHSFFWQILSPNGGGEPTGALADAISSKFGGFDAFKEEFAKAATTRFGSGWAWLVVNNGELEVTSTPNQDSPIMEGKTPVLGLDVWEHAYYLNYQNRRPDYISSFWNVVNWDEVSKRYEAAK; via the coding sequence ATGGCTTACGAACTTCCGCAATTGCCTTACGCTTATGATGCATTGGAGCCTCATATCGACAAGGAAACAATGAACATTCACCATACGAAACATCATAATACGTACGTAACAAACGTGAATGCTGCACTTGAAGGGCATGAAGACCTTGCAGGTAAAAGCATTGACGAACTAATCTCCAACCTGGACGCAGTTCCTGAAGAAAAAAGAACGGCTGTACGCAACAACGGCGGCGGTCACTCAAACCATTCATTCTTCTGGCAAATCCTTTCTCCAAACGGCGGCGGAGAGCCGACTGGCGCTCTTGCTGACGCAATCAGCAGCAAATTTGGCGGATTTGACGCATTTAAAGAAGAATTTGCAAAAGCTGCAACAACCCGCTTCGGTTCCGGCTGGGCTTGGCTTGTTGTAAACAATGGCGAACTTGAAGTAACAAGCACTCCAAACCAGGATTCTCCAATCATGGAAGGTAAAACTCCTGTCCTTGGACTTGATGTTTGGGAGCATGCATACTACTTGAACTACCAAAACCGCCGTCCTGATTACATCAGCTCCTTCTGGAATGTTGTAAACTGGGATGAGGTTTCAAAACGCTACGAAGCAGCAAAATAA
- a CDS encoding DUF456 domain-containing protein yields MDFLYWALIIAAFAIAFAGLIYPIIPSVVFVVGGFLLYGLFYGFDQFGYTFWIIEGIFVAVLFAADYVTNLIGIKKVGGSKAAIWGSTIGLLVGPFAIPIAGILIGPFIGAVIAELIVHKKDLKTSVKVGIGSLIGFISGVFAKSVIQLIMIGYFLFVVL; encoded by the coding sequence ATGGACTTCTTATATTGGGCATTAATCATCGCAGCATTTGCTATTGCTTTTGCAGGACTGATTTACCCAATCATTCCAAGCGTCGTGTTTGTGGTCGGGGGCTTCCTGCTTTATGGATTGTTTTACGGATTTGATCAATTCGGCTACACCTTCTGGATTATCGAAGGGATTTTTGTGGCAGTGCTGTTCGCGGCCGATTATGTGACCAACTTAATTGGCATTAAAAAAGTCGGCGGGAGCAAAGCGGCAATCTGGGGAAGTACGATTGGACTTCTTGTCGGCCCTTTTGCCATTCCGATTGCCGGAATTCTGATTGGTCCTTTTATTGGAGCGGTAATAGCAGAACTGATTGTGCACAAAAAAGACTTGAAAACCTCTGTAAAAGTGGGAATTGGTTCGCTGATTGGATTTATATCAGGCGTATTTGCCAAAAGCGTAATTCAGCTCATCATGATCGGGTACTTCCTCTTTGTTGTTCTGTAA